In the genome of Calothrix sp. PCC 6303, the window GATGAAAGTAACTTGGGCTAGCTTTGGTTTAATTAGTGGAGTATTAGCCTGTGAGATTTGCAGCACTTCGGTTAATGCTCAAGTAATTCCCGATGGAACTTTGAAAACAACCGTCTTAGAAAATGGTAATAACTTCACCATTACTGAGGGAAATCGGGTTGGTAATAATTTATTTCACAGTTTCAGTCAGTTTTCAATACCCAGCAAAGGTTCTGCATTTTTTAACAACGCTTCAGATATACAGAATATTTTTAGTCGTGTTACAGGTGGTAATGTTTCCAATATTGATGGTTTAATTCAAGCCAATGGTAGCGCTAATCTATTTTTGCTCAATCCTGCGGGGATTATGTTTGGTCCCAATGCCAGTTTAAATATTGGCGGTTCATTTGTTGGTACGACAGCCGAAAGTATCAAATTTGCTGATGGGGTCAAGTTTAGTGCCTCTGACACAACAACACCTCCATTATTGACAATGAGTGTACCTGTTGGACTACAACTGGGAGCCAATGCTGGAGCGATAAAAGTCCAAGGAACACCAGCCCCCAACTTCTTTTTTCGACCGTGGCAATCATTCCAGGCTAAAGCTGTAGCGCTTGTGGGTAGCGAGATTGACATTAATGCGGCAACTCTATCGCTTCGAGATGTTCAACTTGAATTGTGGGCACTGCGGAATGGTGAAGTCGGGTTGAATAATCAAACCGGGTTGCAATTAACGAGTCCTGTTGTTGCTGATTGGGGAAACGTGTCTTTACGTCAATCCTCTCTAATTGATACTACTGGGTTAAATGGAGGAGCGGTTAATATTCGCGGTCGAGGTTTGACTCTGCAAGAAGGTTCGGGGATTTCTTCTGCGACTGGCTCTTTTGGGAAAGGGGGAGGAATTACGGTTAAGACGACCGAATTTGTAGACTTGTTGGGAGTATCAGAAGCAACGCACTACACAACTCCAGGACTTTTCACCAGTGTATTTGGTGATGGAGGTAGGGCTGGGGATGTGACTATGGAAACAAAGGATTTGCGACTAGCGAATGGAGCTTGGCTTCAGTCGATTATGACATTCGGTTTTGACTTTCTGACTGGACAACCCATAATAGGCAATAATTCTCGCACTGGAAATATTAATATTAAAGCTTCAAATGTCGAAGTTAGAGGATACAATCCTTTTCCCGATTTTATCGGTACTATTCAACCTAGTGCAATTACTACTTTAATTCAAGTTGGAGAGAATAACGAGAGTGGCAAAATTTCGATCGATGCAGATCGAATTAGTTTACTTGAAGGTGGTCGTATTTCTGCTGATGTACTTAGTAATGCTAGTGGTAAGTCAGGAGAGATTGCAATTAAAGCCTCTGAAAGTCTAGAAATATCCGGAGTTACATCCGGTGGAATAACCAGTGCTGTTATCAGTTCAATTCAACCTCTTGCAAGAGGTCAAGGTGGTAATATTTCGATCAATACTGGACACTTGACTCTCTCTGATGGTGGGACAATTTCTAGTGCTTTAGCAGGAAGTGGTGAGGCTGGAAATATCAAGATTCAGGCAAAAAATGTCGAAGTCAGCGACCCGGTTATTGATAGTTTGAGCGGTACAGTTAGTGGTATCACTGTTGCTGTGGGTAAAGATGGAGTTGGTCAAGGTGGTAATATTCAGATGACGGCAGATAACCTGCGGGTTTTTGATGGTGGACTGATCGTAAGTGGTAGTTTCGGTCAGGGAAATGCTGGTAATATTAACCTCGATATCCAAAACATAGATGTCCAAGGAACTTCCAAAAATTCAGTTAATGGTAGTCAATTACCCAGTGCGATCGCAGCATCTTCGACAACTAACTTTAACGCCGGAACGGTAAATATTACATCTGATACAGTAAAAGTACGCGATTCTGCGGAAGTTACCGTGAGCAATACGGGAACTGGGGATGCAGGTAATTTGAATATTACAGCCAATAATATTTACCTCGATAATAAAGCCAGTCTGCGTTCGGAAGTCAAAGGAGGCAGCCAAGGCAACATTAACCTCCAAGCAAATGATGTTTTGCTGTTACGTCGTGGCAGTAATATTACAACTAATGCCACTGGTACTTCCACAGGGGGAAATATTGATATTACTGCTGGAGTTGTGGTAGCGCTTCCTGATGAAGATAGCGATATCGTTGCCAATGCGGTGCGAGGAAGTGGTGGAAATATCCAGATTAATACTCAAGGTATCTTAGGGTTAAAATTCCGTCCGCAAACCACGGAGAAAAGTGATATTACTGCAAGTTCTCAATTTGGTGTTAGTGGTACGGTGCAAATCAATAATATTGGTGTTGACCCCAATTCTGGTTTAGTCGAATTACCGTCGAATGTTACCGATCCATCCCAACAAATTGCTAGTGGTTGTTCTGCCAATCAAGGTAGTAGTTTTGTAGCAACAGGAAGAGGAGGAATACCGCAAAATCCTAGTCAAGATGTGAGGAGCGATACCTCCGCTGGGCTATATAGCCTACGCACTTGGTCTGATACCCGTGACATCTCCACATATCGAAAAACACAACCAATACAAGCAGAAATTCCTCAATTACCAGAAACCCTCGTTCAAGCTACTGGTTGGTATCGTAATGTACAGGGAAAAATTGAGTTAGTTGCCGATAAATCTTCTAACCAAGTACAACAATTAACCTGTGCTGCAATTCCTCAAAATTGATTATGTTTAGAACTTACGCATTGACAGAAAACAAATATATATTGCGGAAAAACCATATTTCTCGTAGGGGTTGAGCATTGCTAAACTCCTACCTCACGGTTAATTTATTGGTAAAAACATAATTGGTCAAAGTCTGAAAGAAGCTATTTCGGTTAAATCATACCATGACTAGTTTGTACAGTGCGTAAGTCCTAATGTTATAAAAAATGCCTTTTCGGGAAACCTATATACATAGGACAAAACGGAGATGGGCTGATGAAAGTAACTTGGGCTAGCTTTGGTTTAATTAGTGGAGTATTAGCCTGTGGGATTTACAGCACTTCGGTTAACGCTCAAGTAATTCCCGATGCAACTTTGAAAACAACCGTCTTAGAAAATGGTAACAACTTCACCATCACTGAGGGAAATCGGGTTGGTAATAATTTATTTCACAGTTTCAGGCAATTTTCTATTCCCAGCAAAGGTTCTGCATTCTTCAACAACACTTCAGACATTCAAAATATTTTTAGTCGTGTCACTGGTGGCAGCATTTCTAATATTGATGGTTTAATTCAGGCAAACGGTAGCGCAAATTTATTTTTGCTCAATCCCAGTGGGATTATATTTGGACAAAATGCCAGCTTGAATATTGGTGGGTCATTTGTAGGAACAACGGCGAATAGTATTAAGTTTGCCGATGGAGTGGAATTTAGTGCAACTAATCCCAGTGCGATACCATTGCTGACTATAAGTATTCCCATCGGTTTACAGTTGGGACAAAACACAGGAAATATAACTGTACAAGGGACTGGGCATAGTATAACTGCTGATTTTTTTGCTCCTGCCGATCGCCGCAACAATCCCATCGGGCTACAAGTCAACGCAGGTAATACTCTGGCACTAATTGGCTCAGGTGTGAATCTTTCTGGTGGTATTGTGACAACGAATGGCGGTGGGCATCTGGAAGTGGGTAGTGTTAGCGATGGGTTAGTCAGACTCAACTCCACTTCCATGGGATTAGTCGCAGATTATTCAGCAATCAAGCAATTCCAAGACATTAATTTGGGTGCGGATCTTTTAGTAAGATAGGAAATGTAGTTTAGACAGGTATTGGAAGGGGTGAAGGGGTAATAGGGCAACGGGCTTTAGCAACTCGCTTCATCAAGGGAATTGCACCTTGATACAGAGCAAGATGATTGCGTTTATGCTCTTGGTGTAAATGGAAGCGCCAATACTTATGCCAATCCCCGCTAATATACAAAGAACGAAGCCGTAAAACAGCCTCGGCACCAGCTAGACTCCATCTGGCACCAGTAATATCCATCCGATCTTTAATCAGATGACGGCAAGCACCTTCGATAACTCCGGTAGCAATTGGCAACCCAGCTTTTAAATAATCATGGTATTTGAGATATTCGCGGTTGTTGAGCAAATATCTGGCACAGTTATCCACAGGTTTGCGTTCTTGGGGTGTGAGTTTACGTTTTGTCGCGCTTGTTCGCATCCCAGAAGCAACATCACTGGATTTCCCCTCAAGGATAGACTTCAAACGTTTCGTAACCCAGGCTTCGGCTTGTTTATCCGTACTGGAATAAAATACAAATGCTGCTTTCCACAAATACTCAATCACATGGATAATATCCAGGACAATAGTCAGTTCGAGGTGATGTTTTTTGGTAAATTTCTTCATCAACGATAATTGTTGCTTATTACCATCGACCAAGGCACAAAAGCGTTTTTAGCCGATCTGGATCACGATGCAATGCCTCATCGAAAGCCTCTTTAATGACGACTTCTGGTTCCTTGGCAACAGAAGCCCAAACCCTTTTTCCAATAGGTTTAGGACGCTTTATTTTCTTATCCTCATCGGATGGGTTAACTATTTGCTCAACTGTACGAACAAACGGGTTGATTGTGTAAACTGAAGCTACCGTTGCCATTCGTTTGGCATTGGCTTTTCTCCTTTGGTTAAACGCTTATCTAACTTCTTGCTGGAAGCTTGCGCTCGTTTTGGGTTTGGGGACGTAAATCCTCTGTACGCACCGCCACTTCGACACTGGGCACAGCCCGTGTCGATGGCTCACAATCACACCTTTCCCATCTGCACTGATTACAAACAATTTCTCCTATTTCCTCAACTTGTACCGCTTCTGCCTGTTGATATGTGTAGAAATCATCAAAATCGACAGCGCTCTGGTACGCTAGTTCTTCTGCTTGCCGTTTACCAATTTTGGCTGCTGTTGTTTTTTCGATAATATCCACTGTTTCCCTAAATCCTGAACGAGCTACTTCCACTGCTACTCGTTGTCTTAATCCGTGAGAATATTGTTCTGCTGGTAGGTTTAGCTCTGCATCTAATGGAAATAGGGTGTTTATCTTTCTACCTCCGTAACCGATTCGGTTTGCGATTACTGTGCCAAATATTGTTGTTAATTTCCTTGACAATTTTTTCTTGTGCGTTCGCTTGGCTTGGTCTTTTCCTACCCACTCAGAATCCGTTTCGTCTTGGCTACGCTTATCAAAGTATCCTTGTAACAGCCTTCTAAGTAGTTCATATCCATTATCAAGCAACTTACTTTCTATTTCTCCATGCTCCAACCCACAAATACTATCTGAGTCCAGCCAACCAACTATTTCTTCAAATAGTTCTCGTGCTTCTTCCCAAAACATCCCTGGATTTGATCTAGATGCTTGCATACGTCCGTACTTATTCCCGTTTTTATCTTTTGACAAGCAAGGATGCATCTGTTTCATTTTTGCACTGAAACATTACTCTGGTTGACTTGTCTCCTATTACTCTTATACCATACCTTGTACTACTAAAAGAGTCGCACCCCATTAATTTAGCACAACAATCTTTGTTAGATGCTAGTGGTAGCGGTGGCTCGATTCAATTACAAGGACGGAATATTAGCTTCAGAGAAGGTTCTGCTGCATTGCTGCAAAACTTTGGGTTTAAACAACCTTCCCAGGGCATTACTGTCAAAGCCACTGGAACTATTAGCCTCAGTGGCAATACATCCGATGGCAAATTAAACAGTTTTATCCAAATCGACAACTTAGGCATCACACCAACAGGAGATATCAATCTTTCTGCCGAGCAGTTATTCCTGAAAGATGGGGCAAATATCCATAACTGGACTTTTACACCAATAGCTGGTGGTAATATTACAGCTAATGTCACAGGTGCGATCGAAGTTGATGGATTTATTCACACCAATCCAGTCGTTTCAAGTTCAATTACCTCCATCACTTTAAACTCTGGCAAAGCAGGTAATATTAACGTCTCAACTGGCAACATGAGAATTCTGAATGGTGGTAGTCTAAGTTCTTTATCCGTAGGTACAGGACAAGCTGGAGTTGTGCAGGTAGATGCAAAAGACCTCATCGAAATAGCTGGCAATAACCCTTTCACCACATTATCAAGTTCAATAATTTCATCGGCTAGTAACACAGGAGATTCCGGTAGCACTTTAATCAATACATCTAGATTATTGATTCGAGACAGTGGCATATTAGGGTCTAGCACAGTGGCTTCGGGTGCAGCAGGTAGTGTGATAGTTAATGCTTCAGAATCGGTAGATGTTAAAGGTAAAGCTGGTAGATCGATCCTTGCTGCACGCATTGCCTCAAGTGCCGAAATTCTCGATCCAGTCACTCAAGCGACCCTGAGGCTTCCTGCCGTTCCTAGTGGTAAAGCAGGCTCTCTCACCATCAATACCCCTTTGTTACGAGTCACAGACGGAGCATTTGTTACTGTCAAAAATGATGGACCTAACAGTGCGGGAGACTTGGAAATTAATGCTAACTCAATTTTTCTCGATAACCAAGGTAGTATCAGCGCATCAACTACTTCTGGTGATGGTGGGGATGTCAGATTAAACTTACAAAATTATCTGTTGATGCGTCATGATAGCCTTATTTCCACCACAGCTAGGGGAATAGGGAATGGCGGAAATTTGTCAATTAAATCACCAGTGACAGTAGGATTAGAAAATAGCGATATCATTGCTAATGCCGTTCAAGGATATGGTGGGAAGATTGATATCACTACTCAAGGTATTATTGGTCTAAAATTCCGTGATACTCTCACCCCCAGGGAAAACCTGACGAATGATATTACAGCGAGTTCTCAATTTAGTATCAACGGCAATGTAGAAATTAATAATGTTGGTGTTGACCCCAACTCCGGCTTAGTAGAATTGCCAGTAAATATAACCGACCCCTCGCAACAAATAGCCAGTGGTTGTTCTGCCAAGCAAGGTAGTAGTTTTGTGGCTACGGGAAGAGGGGGAATACCGCAAAATCCTAATCAAGATGTGAAGAGCGATACCTCATCTGGGCTATATAGTCTACGCACTTGGTCTGATGTCCGTGATATTTCTGCATATCAGAAAACACAAGCAGTACAGGCACAAATTCCTCAATTACCAGAAACCCTCGTTCAAGCCACTGGTTGGTATCGTAATGCCCAAGGGAAAATTCAATTAGTTGCAGATAAATCTTCGACTCAAATGCAACAACAATTAACCTGTGCTGCTATTCCTCAAAATTGATTATGTTATAAAAAATACTTTACTGGGAAACCTATATACATAGGTGAAAACGGAGATGGGGTGATGAAAGTAACTTGGGCTGGGTTTAGTTTAATTAGTGGAGTATTAGCCTGTGGGATTTACAGCACTTCGGTTAACGCTCAAGTAATTCCCGATGCAACTTTGAAAACAACCGTCTTAGAAAATGGTAATAACTTCACCATCACTGACGGGAATCGAGTTGGTAATAATTTATTTCACAGTTTCAGTCAATTTTCTATTCCCAGTAAAGGTTCTGCATTCTTCAACAACGCTTCAGACATTCAAAATATTTTTAGTCGTG includes:
- a CDS encoding beta strand repeat-containing protein; this translates as MKVTWASFGLISGVLACEICSTSVNAQVIPDGTLKTTVLENGNNFTITEGNRVGNNLFHSFSQFSIPSKGSAFFNNASDIQNIFSRVTGGNVSNIDGLIQANGSANLFLLNPAGIMFGPNASLNIGGSFVGTTAESIKFADGVKFSASDTTTPPLLTMSVPVGLQLGANAGAIKVQGTPAPNFFFRPWQSFQAKAVALVGSEIDINAATLSLRDVQLELWALRNGEVGLNNQTGLQLTSPVVADWGNVSLRQSSLIDTTGLNGGAVNIRGRGLTLQEGSGISSATGSFGKGGGITVKTTEFVDLLGVSEATHYTTPGLFTSVFGDGGRAGDVTMETKDLRLANGAWLQSIMTFGFDFLTGQPIIGNNSRTGNINIKASNVEVRGYNPFPDFIGTIQPSAITTLIQVGENNESGKISIDADRISLLEGGRISADVLSNASGKSGEIAIKASESLEISGVTSGGITSAVISSIQPLARGQGGNISINTGHLTLSDGGTISSALAGSGEAGNIKIQAKNVEVSDPVIDSLSGTVSGITVAVGKDGVGQGGNIQMTADNLRVFDGGLIVSGSFGQGNAGNINLDIQNIDVQGTSKNSVNGSQLPSAIAASSTTNFNAGTVNITSDTVKVRDSAEVTVSNTGTGDAGNLNITANNIYLDNKASLRSEVKGGSQGNINLQANDVLLLRRGSNITTNATGTSTGGNIDITAGVVVALPDEDSDIVANAVRGSGGNIQINTQGILGLKFRPQTTEKSDITASSQFGVSGTVQINNIGVDPNSGLVELPSNVTDPSQQIASGCSANQGSSFVATGRGGIPQNPSQDVRSDTSAGLYSLRTWSDTRDISTYRKTQPIQAEIPQLPETLVQATGWYRNVQGKIELVADKSSNQVQQLTCAAIPQN
- a CDS encoding beta strand repeat-containing protein yields the protein MSPITLIPYLVLLKESHPINLAQQSLLDASGSGGSIQLQGRNISFREGSAALLQNFGFKQPSQGITVKATGTISLSGNTSDGKLNSFIQIDNLGITPTGDINLSAEQLFLKDGANIHNWTFTPIAGGNITANVTGAIEVDGFIHTNPVVSSSITSITLNSGKAGNINVSTGNMRILNGGSLSSLSVGTGQAGVVQVDAKDLIEIAGNNPFTTLSSSIISSASNTGDSGSTLINTSRLLIRDSGILGSSTVASGAAGSVIVNASESVDVKGKAGRSILAARIASSAEILDPVTQATLRLPAVPSGKAGSLTINTPLLRVTDGAFVTVKNDGPNSAGDLEINANSIFLDNQGSISASTTSGDGGDVRLNLQNYLLMRHDSLISTTARGIGNGGNLSIKSPVTVGLENSDIIANAVQGYGGKIDITTQGIIGLKFRDTLTPRENLTNDITASSQFSINGNVEINNVGVDPNSGLVELPVNITDPSQQIASGCSAKQGSSFVATGRGGIPQNPNQDVKSDTSSGLYSLRTWSDVRDISAYQKTQAVQAQIPQLPETLVQATGWYRNAQGKIQLVADKSSTQMQQQLTCAAIPQN